A stretch of Longimicrobium terrae DNA encodes these proteins:
- a CDS encoding UDP-glucose 4-epimerase family protein has protein sequence MRGGRVTGGGTVLVTGARGFVGRAVCQALEAAGRPVRRALRTPPEDAPGGDVAVVGDLSEATDWSAALRGVDAVVHLAARVHVMNDTAADPEAEYDRVNHRATAALARAAAAAGVRRFVFVSTVKVNGEATDGTPFRESDAPAPSDPYGRSKLAAERAVHATGAQTGLETVVIRPPLVYGPGVRANFAALLGAVARGLPLPLGGVRNRRSLVYVGNLAHAIVTCVDAPGAAGGTFLVSDGPAVSTAELVRRMGVALGRPARLLPVPPGLIRAAAGLLGRSGAAERLTSSLEVDDGALRRAAGWVPPFTLDQGLTVTAADYRSRRGA, from the coding sequence GTGCGTGGAGGCCGCGTGACGGGCGGCGGAACGGTGCTGGTGACGGGCGCCCGCGGCTTCGTGGGGCGCGCCGTGTGCCAGGCGCTGGAGGCGGCCGGCCGGCCGGTGCGGCGTGCCCTGCGCACCCCGCCGGAGGACGCGCCGGGGGGAGACGTCGCCGTGGTGGGCGACCTGTCGGAGGCGACGGACTGGAGCGCGGCGCTGCGCGGTGTGGACGCGGTGGTGCACCTGGCCGCCCGCGTACACGTGATGAACGACACCGCCGCCGATCCCGAGGCGGAGTACGACCGGGTGAACCACCGCGCCACGGCCGCGCTGGCGCGGGCCGCCGCGGCCGCTGGGGTGCGCCGGTTCGTCTTCGTCAGCACGGTCAAGGTGAACGGCGAGGCGACGGACGGCACGCCCTTCCGCGAATCGGACGCGCCGGCGCCGAGCGACCCGTACGGCCGCAGCAAGCTGGCGGCGGAGCGCGCGGTGCACGCCACCGGGGCGCAGACGGGGCTGGAAACGGTCGTCATCCGTCCCCCGCTGGTGTACGGCCCCGGGGTGCGCGCCAACTTCGCCGCGCTGCTCGGCGCCGTTGCGCGGGGGCTGCCGCTGCCGCTGGGCGGGGTGCGCAACCGCCGCAGCCTGGTGTACGTGGGCAACCTGGCGCACGCCATCGTCACCTGCGTGGATGCGCCGGGCGCGGCGGGCGGCACCTTTCTGGTCTCCGACGGCCCTGCCGTGTCCACGGCGGAACTGGTGCGCCGCATGGGCGTGGCCTTGGGACGGCCGGCGCGGCTGCTTCCCGTGCCGCCGGGGCTGATCCGCGCGGCGGCGGGGCTGCTGGGCAGGTCGGGCGCGGCGGAGCGGCTGACGTCATCGCTGGAGGTGGACGACGGCGCGCTCCGGCGGGCGGCCGGGTGGGTTCCGCCGTTTACGCTGGATCAAGGACTGACGGTGACCGCCGCTGACTATCGAAGCCGGAGGGGCGCATGA
- a CDS encoding class I SAM-dependent methyltransferase: MMQIAELRERTRHVEGWLTDGQAVTLYRLARAATARGAIVEIGSWKGRSTCWLAMGSREGAGTTVVAIDPHTGASEQKARAATVWTFDEFRANLKSVGVEDMVRPIVATSSDAAADFNEPVELIFIDGAHEYNLVKMDFELWFPKVINGGVMAFHDTIGREGPRRVVEQMVFRSHRFRNVRFVDSMTVAEKVEQNTAAERLRNRYVLLVKDAYDMAYRAYQGTGMRLPVPVRSAVKRMVQALH, translated from the coding sequence ATGATGCAGATCGCAGAACTCAGGGAGCGCACCCGCCACGTCGAGGGCTGGCTCACCGACGGGCAGGCCGTGACGCTGTACCGCCTCGCCCGGGCCGCCACCGCGCGCGGCGCCATCGTGGAGATCGGGTCGTGGAAGGGCCGCTCCACCTGCTGGCTGGCCATGGGCTCGCGCGAGGGCGCCGGCACCACCGTGGTGGCCATCGATCCCCACACGGGCGCGTCGGAGCAGAAGGCCCGCGCCGCCACGGTGTGGACCTTCGACGAGTTCCGCGCCAACCTGAAATCGGTCGGGGTCGAGGACATGGTGCGCCCCATCGTGGCCACCTCCAGCGACGCCGCCGCGGACTTCAACGAGCCGGTGGAGCTGATCTTCATCGACGGGGCGCACGAGTACAACTTGGTGAAGATGGACTTCGAGCTCTGGTTTCCCAAGGTGATCAACGGGGGCGTCATGGCTTTTCACGACACCATCGGGCGAGAAGGTCCGCGCCGCGTGGTGGAGCAGATGGTGTTCCGTTCCCACCGCTTCCGCAACGTGCGCTTCGTGGATTCCATGACCGTGGCCGAAAAGGTGGAGCAGAACACCGCCGCCGAACGGTTGCGCAACCGGTACGTTCTGCTGGTGAAGGACGCGTACGACATGGCGTATCGTGCGTACCAGGGAACGGGAATGCGCCTTCCCGTTCCGGTGCGCTCCGCCGTCAAGCGGATGGTTCAGGCGCTGCACTAG
- a CDS encoding glycosyltransferase family 4 protein: protein MRRLGIIRLERLFEHRSGLTSQSTIINWVRAAAEACDAVGLVAPTAPVPDDEAPRGWWHPRAGDRVFPLPNASGYARVARISGRITLQITRLRREFRTVLCRAPEHGNFVVMPLLNLLGFRPVVWLVADRREMRKVHAGRRGTGAWMRIALGLSDLNDAVERRWMARWPVIANGSELAAYARDLAPGRRDVLPVVSTTFRAEDRPAQVPAREHDGPVRLLYVGRLAPDKGLGTLVAALGIVHAAAPGRVELRIAGWAAHGEEERVRDEVRAHGVEEVVRFLGPQAYGPELFGCFRDADLFVLPSPSEGTPRVLVEAMMFGLPIVATRVGGVPDLVEEGANGLLVPPNDPAAMAAALKVLLNDPGYRARMAQANHAAGAAHTVEALAERMMSFIFPGQAARDVPAAAEPRRRPESRTPPVPLPPDGP, encoded by the coding sequence ATGAGGCGGCTGGGCATCATCCGGCTGGAACGCCTGTTTGAACACCGGTCCGGGCTGACGTCGCAGAGCACCATCATCAACTGGGTGCGGGCGGCGGCGGAAGCGTGCGACGCCGTGGGGCTGGTGGCGCCCACGGCCCCCGTCCCGGACGACGAGGCCCCGCGCGGCTGGTGGCATCCCCGCGCCGGCGACCGCGTCTTTCCTCTCCCCAACGCCTCGGGGTACGCCCGGGTGGCCCGCATCAGCGGGCGCATCACCCTGCAGATCACCCGCCTGCGCCGCGAGTTCCGCACGGTGCTGTGCCGCGCGCCGGAGCACGGCAACTTTGTCGTCATGCCGCTGCTGAACCTGCTGGGGTTCCGCCCCGTGGTGTGGCTGGTGGCGGACCGGCGCGAGATGCGAAAGGTGCACGCCGGACGCCGGGGCACCGGGGCGTGGATGCGGATCGCGCTGGGATTGAGCGACCTGAACGACGCCGTGGAGCGCCGCTGGATGGCGCGCTGGCCGGTGATCGCCAACGGCTCGGAGTTGGCCGCCTACGCCCGCGACCTGGCGCCCGGGCGGCGCGACGTGCTCCCCGTCGTATCGACCACCTTCCGCGCGGAAGACCGCCCGGCGCAGGTGCCCGCGCGGGAGCACGACGGCCCCGTGCGGCTGCTGTACGTGGGCCGGCTGGCGCCGGACAAGGGGCTCGGCACCCTCGTGGCGGCGCTCGGCATCGTGCACGCGGCGGCGCCGGGGCGGGTGGAACTGCGCATTGCGGGCTGGGCCGCGCACGGTGAGGAAGAGCGCGTCCGCGACGAGGTGCGCGCGCACGGGGTGGAGGAGGTGGTCCGCTTTCTGGGCCCGCAGGCGTACGGCCCGGAGCTCTTCGGCTGCTTTCGCGACGCCGACCTGTTCGTGCTCCCCTCGCCGTCGGAAGGCACCCCGCGGGTGCTGGTGGAGGCCATGATGTTCGGCCTCCCCATCGTGGCCACGCGGGTGGGCGGCGTTCCCGACCTGGTGGAGGAGGGAGCCAACGGGCTGCTGGTTCCCCCGAACGATCCCGCCGCGATGGCCGCGGCGCTGAAGGTTCTGTTGAATGACCCCGGGTACCGCGCGCGGATGGCGCAGGCCAACCACGCGGCCGGGGCGGCACACACGGTTGAGGCGCTGGCGGAGCGGATGATGTCGTTCATCTTCCCCGGCCAAGCGGCCCGCGACGTTCCGGCGGCAGCGGAACCCAGGCGGCGGCCCGAATCCCGGACCCCGCCCGTTCCCCTTCCGCCGGATGGTCCATGA
- a CDS encoding glycosyltransferase gives MAADLQRAAAPAQPGAAAPWPGRVVLYHNMVAPYRHPLFTELARRVDLQVWFSVRATRDRKWSLEVPDTYSHRFLDGWSMYAFNRPLIVCPGVVRDLERARPDAVIAVLTRSNAIDVLRICRWGRRAGVPVVLWVGAVEPDPILFTGVPRLVDRAFERYFASALRMASGYVYYSDLSREWSEARGARGPFAIGTQVMPDRGVAPRVEPNPPEADYQVLFVGKLEHRKGFDLLTEAMTALPAGLRERVLFRVVGDGPQEDLLPGLADAGVRCEFLGHIDRERLWEIYRDADLTALPSRYDPWANVLNESMSMGTPVLISRQAGGGEFVARAGWVCDAGDPRSVTDMLRTAIEESRDGARRQAAVDAEREYRPGPSAQRIADLLRSVARAGAA, from the coding sequence GTGGCCGCTGACCTCCAACGCGCCGCCGCACCGGCGCAGCCCGGCGCGGCGGCCCCCTGGCCGGGGCGCGTGGTGCTGTACCACAACATGGTCGCCCCGTACCGCCATCCGCTCTTTACCGAGCTGGCCCGCCGGGTGGATCTGCAGGTGTGGTTTTCCGTGCGCGCCACGCGCGACCGCAAGTGGTCGCTGGAGGTGCCGGACACCTATTCGCACCGCTTTCTGGACGGCTGGTCGATGTACGCCTTCAACCGGCCGCTCATCGTCTGCCCCGGTGTGGTGCGCGACCTGGAGCGCGCCCGGCCCGACGCGGTCATCGCGGTGCTGACGCGATCCAACGCCATCGACGTGCTGCGCATCTGCCGCTGGGGGCGCCGCGCCGGCGTTCCCGTGGTGCTCTGGGTGGGCGCGGTGGAGCCGGATCCCATCCTCTTTACCGGCGTGCCGCGGCTGGTGGACCGCGCCTTTGAGCGCTATTTCGCCTCCGCGCTGCGCATGGCTTCGGGGTACGTGTACTACTCGGACCTCAGCCGCGAGTGGTCCGAGGCCCGCGGCGCGCGCGGCCCCTTCGCCATCGGCACGCAGGTGATGCCGGACCGCGGCGTGGCCCCGCGCGTGGAGCCCAATCCGCCGGAAGCCGACTACCAGGTGCTCTTCGTGGGCAAGCTGGAGCACCGCAAGGGCTTCGACCTGCTCACCGAGGCGATGACCGCGCTCCCCGCCGGGCTGCGCGAGCGCGTCCTCTTTCGCGTCGTGGGCGACGGGCCGCAGGAGGACCTGCTTCCCGGGCTGGCGGACGCCGGGGTGCGCTGCGAGTTCCTGGGGCACATCGACCGCGAGCGGCTGTGGGAGATCTACCGCGACGCCGACCTCACCGCGCTCCCCAGCCGCTACGATCCGTGGGCCAACGTGCTCAACGAGTCGATGTCGATGGGGACGCCGGTGCTCATCAGCCGCCAGGCGGGCGGCGGCGAGTTCGTGGCCCGCGCGGGATGGGTGTGCGACGCGGGCGATCCCCGGTCCGTGACCGACATGCTGCGGACGGCGATCGAGGAAAGCCGCGACGGCGCCCGCCGCCAGGCCGCGGTGGACGCGGAGCGCGAGTACCGCCCCGGCCCCAGCGCGCAGCGCATCGCCGATCTGCTGCGTTCGGTGGCCCGCGCGGGTGCGGCATGA